One window of the Pelosinus sp. IPA-1 genome contains the following:
- the flgK gene encoding flagellar hook-associated protein FlgK has translation MTSTFGGFNTAVSGLAAQQLNINTAGHNVSNASTDGYSRQRVNLVTTIPEAVYTASGKSYLGTGVTTQSISRARDFLVDAQYWQQNSTKSYWQSQSDNLGSIENIFSDTKTTGLQNVINKFNTALGTLASNPDGTAGISARTVVRESANALAQTLQQDAASLVQQANDISTRIDAQVTQVNNFTSQIAALNKQIIVQEVGGAKANDLRDKRDYLVDQLSSMTSVNVSEDQSGAYTVSIAGGIPLVQGNDATVLTVKDTANTPPYGYTTTSITANGGAINVIMKDGSIASLTKLRDETIGGTNGYLKKLDDMAQFFMQDFNAQHKKGFDMNGVAGDNFFGTTGVDYTLTANDPTAQIPPTSWISKLTVNSAFYTANGVNLIAAQDKNAVTGGTANGLNATALSNLLVKKPSTPSAALGDNSLSDYYGSVISALGVQSQQSQSMNSNQGVIVNATTKSREQISGVDMNEELANIIKYQQAYGACAKVMTTMDSMLDTLINKTSVG, from the coding sequence ATGACATCAACATTTGGCGGTTTTAATACAGCTGTTTCAGGTTTGGCAGCGCAACAACTTAATATAAATACGGCAGGTCATAACGTGTCAAATGCCTCTACGGATGGGTATTCTAGACAAAGGGTTAACTTAGTTACTACTATACCAGAGGCAGTTTATACTGCGTCGGGGAAGTCTTATTTGGGAACTGGGGTAACGACCCAATCCATTTCGAGAGCAAGGGATTTCTTGGTGGATGCCCAGTATTGGCAGCAGAATTCAACGAAAAGCTATTGGCAGAGTCAGTCAGACAATCTTGGAAGTATTGAAAATATTTTTAGCGATACGAAAACTACGGGTCTCCAAAATGTTATCAATAAATTTAATACTGCACTAGGAACATTGGCTAGTAATCCTGATGGTACTGCTGGGATTTCTGCTCGAACAGTTGTCCGTGAAAGTGCCAATGCATTAGCGCAAACGCTGCAACAAGATGCTGCAAGTCTCGTTCAGCAGGCCAACGATATATCGACTCGAATTGATGCACAGGTTACACAAGTCAATAATTTTACTAGCCAAATCGCCGCATTGAACAAACAAATTATCGTTCAGGAGGTTGGCGGCGCTAAAGCAAATGATTTGCGGGATAAAAGGGACTATTTGGTGGACCAGTTGTCTTCTATGACTAGCGTGAATGTATCGGAAGATCAGTCAGGTGCCTATACAGTGTCTATTGCTGGTGGAATTCCCTTGGTGCAAGGGAATGATGCTACTGTATTAACAGTGAAAGATACTGCGAACACTCCTCCTTATGGCTATACTACCACTAGTATTACTGCCAATGGTGGCGCGATAAATGTTATTATGAAGGATGGCTCGATTGCTAGTTTGACCAAACTAAGAGATGAGACAATTGGTGGTACAAATGGTTATTTAAAGAAGTTGGATGATATGGCACAGTTTTTTATGCAGGATTTTAATGCTCAGCATAAAAAAGGATTTGACATGAATGGCGTTGCTGGTGATAATTTTTTTGGCACAACAGGCGTAGACTATACATTAACGGCAAATGATCCAACGGCTCAGATTCCCCCTACCAGCTGGATTAGTAAATTAACAGTCAATAGTGCGTTTTATACTGCAAATGGAGTAAATTTAATTGCCGCACAGGATAAGAATGCCGTCACTGGAGGAACAGCAAATGGTCTTAATGCAACTGCGTTATCCAATTTGCTAGTTAAAAAACCTTCTACACCTTCTGCTGCATTAGGTGATAATAGCCTTTCTGATTACTATGGCTCTGTGATTAGTGCTTTGGGAGTACAGTCACAGCAATCGCAAAGTATGAATAGTAATCAAGGGGTTATTGTGAATGCGACCACTAAATCTCGAGAACAAATTTCTGGAGTAGATATGAATGAGGAATTGGCGAACATCATTAAGTATCAACAAGCTTATGGTGCCTGTGCAAAAGTAATGACAACAATGGACTCCATGCTTGATACTTTGATCAACAAAACAAGTGTTGGTTAA
- a CDS encoding flagellin, with amino-acid sequence MRTTSNMLSNQYLTGYNQSLSQLSDIQQKISTSKDINKPSDDPVRIVRGLQFSGAANSNTMFSQNANDAISWMKTSDSNIISIQNVLTSIRTEVSKAISAGPASSYTTAAGIIDKAIDELVQLGNADMGGRYIFGGQNDTTPPFTRNSDGTVSYNGTYDGQLKNPALPFNAITNPNVATAGTITMTISPGAADPLRDKVNVDGQALFGTIDTTSTPPNQPQIFKDLLKIKQDVLNGTTAASGNAAVLTNDLGTIDAASNQVILAQSSIGARQSAYQTIKDRLVDDSLTIASDRSDNEDLDVAKASIDLQKAQNVYSAVLGVGARILPKSLLDYM; translated from the coding sequence ATGAGAACAACAAGTAACATGCTCAGCAATCAATACCTTACTGGTTATAATCAGTCCCTATCGCAACTCAGTGATATACAACAGAAAATATCCACTTCTAAGGATATTAATAAGCCTTCAGATGATCCTGTCCGGATCGTACGAGGTCTCCAATTCAGTGGTGCTGCGAATTCGAATACAATGTTTTCGCAAAATGCAAATGACGCAATATCATGGATGAAGACAAGCGATTCGAATATTATAAGTATCCAAAACGTACTGACTAGCATAAGGACTGAAGTCTCAAAGGCGATTTCGGCAGGGCCGGCTTCTTCCTATACAACGGCTGCAGGTATTATAGATAAGGCAATTGATGAGTTGGTTCAGCTCGGGAATGCTGATATGGGTGGAAGATATATTTTTGGCGGACAAAATGATACGACGCCACCTTTTACTCGTAATTCAGATGGTACAGTGAGCTATAACGGTACCTATGATGGCCAACTGAAAAATCCAGCTTTGCCATTTAATGCTATTACAAATCCTAATGTGGCTACTGCTGGAACGATAACCATGACAATCAGTCCAGGAGCTGCCGATCCTCTAAGGGATAAGGTTAATGTTGATGGGCAAGCACTTTTTGGGACAATTGATACAACGAGTACTCCTCCAAATCAGCCTCAGATTTTTAAAGATCTATTGAAAATTAAACAGGATGTACTAAATGGTACTACGGCAGCATCAGGCAATGCGGCAGTTTTGACGAATGATCTGGGTACGATTGACGCAGCTAGCAATCAGGTAATTTTGGCGCAATCTTCCATAGGAGCAAGACAGTCGGCCTATCAAACGATAAAAGATCGCTTAGTAGACGATTCTCTTACGATTGCATCAGATCGTTCGGACAATGAAGATCTTGATGTAGCTAAGGCTAGTATTGATCTTCAAAAAGCGCAAAATGTCTATAGTGCGGTTTTGGGTGTAGGGGCGCGCATCTTACCTAAGTCGTTGCTTGATTACATGTGA
- a CDS encoding DUF6470 family protein — protein MGQIEIEQRAGQIGLKITQPNLNLKTTQPDLQIKTTPADLALHIEQPEIIIDLRASFNSMGLQDTYTFADSAAQAAKEACLQGIERRVSIGNQFTEPHGPSAGQIVAEASKPPEKKLVIGLMPSVPPEISAKMGTVKGTYTPAHINGKFNEGKVTSNFTWGRVDIYMEREPYINIKA, from the coding sequence GTGGGACAGATTGAGATTGAGCAAAGGGCTGGACAAATCGGTCTAAAAATTACCCAACCAAATTTAAATTTAAAGACCACACAACCTGATTTGCAAATCAAAACAACGCCTGCTGACTTGGCGCTACATATTGAACAACCGGAAATCATCATTGATTTGCGCGCATCATTTAATAGTATGGGTTTACAAGATACATACACCTTTGCGGATTCTGCTGCGCAAGCGGCAAAAGAGGCTTGTCTGCAAGGTATTGAACGGCGAGTTTCTATAGGAAATCAATTTACTGAACCCCATGGACCTTCCGCTGGGCAAATTGTAGCCGAGGCCAGTAAACCCCCTGAAAAGAAATTAGTAATCGGTCTTATGCCTTCTGTTCCCCCGGAAATTTCGGCGAAAATGGGGACGGTAAAAGGAACATATACTCCTGCCCATATAAATGGAAAGTTCAATGAAGGAAAAGTAACTAGCAATTTTACATGGGGACGGGTTGATATCTATATGGAACGTGAACCATATATTAATATAAAAGCATAG
- the fliW gene encoding flagellar assembly protein FliW, whose product MEKEMAVAQDIQQKVIDFPSGLIGLEEHRKFILKELPGHDLFFLLQSLEDKDFGLVVTNPFWFIPDYEFDLPDAYEEQMEDKKNLKVFVTVNLASNPENITANIMGPIVLDQNVGIGFQVLVSDKNYTTRYKLMSAKPAGG is encoded by the coding sequence ATGGAAAAAGAGATGGCTGTAGCACAAGATATTCAGCAAAAAGTAATAGATTTTCCCAGTGGTTTAATTGGTTTAGAAGAACATAGAAAGTTTATTCTAAAGGAATTACCTGGACATGACCTGTTTTTTTTACTTCAGAGTTTGGAAGACAAAGATTTTGGATTGGTAGTTACCAATCCATTTTGGTTTATCCCGGATTATGAATTTGATTTGCCTGATGCATACGAGGAGCAAATGGAGGATAAGAAAAATTTAAAAGTCTTTGTTACTGTAAACCTAGCATCAAATCCCGAAAATATTACTGCGAATATCATGGGACCCATTGTGCTTGATCAAAATGTCGGCATTGGATTTCAAGTTTTAGTTTCTGATAAAAATTATACAACACGCTATAAATTGATGTCTGCAAAACCAGCAGGAGGTTAG
- the csrA gene encoding carbon storage regulator CsrA: MLILSRKKNEVLRIGNDILLTVIDIQGDQVRLGITAPREVQILRQELYEAVKDSNARSAQTVQNTEGLVFFEKMTKLDKKNEKN, encoded by the coding sequence ATGTTGATTTTATCACGTAAGAAAAATGAGGTTTTGCGTATTGGCAATGATATTCTTTTAACAGTAATCGACATTCAGGGAGATCAAGTTCGTTTGGGGATTACTGCACCGCGGGAAGTGCAAATATTGCGGCAAGAATTGTATGAGGCTGTTAAAGATTCCAATGCTCGATCAGCACAAACCGTACAAAATACAGAGGGACTTGTGTTTTTTGAAAAAATGACAAAATTAGATAAAAAAAATGAAAAGAACTGA
- a CDS encoding flagellin has translation MSVVNTNIASLNSWRNLTSSQNSMSSSLEKLSSGKKINRAADDASGLAISEKMTAQINGLDQATQNSQNAISLIQTAEGALTETTSILQRMRTLAVQSRNSTNTDSDRAQTQKEVTQLLAEVQRIATTTQFNTKNLLNGSASTTPLVFQIGANQGQVISVKIANMKNTASGIGITGVALGAAGSASKAISVIDAALSKVSSNRANLGAVQNRLTHTVNNLEVASENLSSARSNLQDTDMAKEMANYSKQQVLIQSGTAMLAQANQSSQSVLKLLQ, from the coding sequence ATGAGTGTTGTAAATACTAATATTGCGTCTTTAAATTCCTGGAGAAATCTTACTTCTAGCCAAAATAGCATGAGTAGTTCTTTGGAAAAATTGTCTTCAGGTAAAAAAATCAACAGAGCTGCTGATGATGCTTCCGGTTTGGCTATCAGTGAAAAAATGACTGCTCAGATTAATGGCTTGGATCAAGCTACTCAGAATTCACAAAATGCTATTTCTTTGATTCAAACAGCAGAAGGTGCATTGACTGAGACTACTTCTATTCTTCAACGTATGCGTACATTGGCAGTACAGTCTAGAAATAGCACTAATACGGATTCTGACCGTGCGCAAACTCAAAAAGAAGTTACACAATTGCTTGCGGAAGTTCAACGTATTGCTACTACCACTCAATTTAACACTAAGAACTTGTTAAATGGTTCAGCTAGTACGACTCCTCTTGTTTTCCAGATTGGTGCTAATCAGGGGCAAGTAATTTCTGTGAAGATTGCTAATATGAAAAATACTGCTAGCGGTATAGGCATTACTGGTGTTGCTCTTGGTGCTGCAGGTTCAGCTTCGAAGGCTATCTCTGTAATTGATGCTGCTCTAAGTAAAGTTTCCAGCAACCGTGCTAATTTAGGTGCTGTTCAAAATCGTTTAACACATACAGTAAACAACTTAGAAGTTGCATCTGAAAACTTAAGTTCTGCTCGTTCTAACCTTCAAGATACTGATATGGCGAAAGAAATGGCTAACTACAGCAAACAACAAGTACTTATTCAATCAGGTACTGCAATGCTTGCGCAAGCTAACCAATCCTCCCAATCAGTTCTTAAATTATTACAATAA
- a CDS encoding flagellar protein FlaG — MKIDMVNSAGTTQNIENKNSEEASKIQNDKANHPGEVDLSQLKESVDKLNKKVEETNYDVQFAVYKDTNRIIVQVVDKTTKEVVSTFPPKQILEMARMVEQEFKILDKKI, encoded by the coding sequence ATGAAAATTGATATGGTTAACTCAGCTGGAACGACGCAGAATATAGAGAATAAAAATAGTGAAGAAGCTTCTAAAATACAAAACGATAAAGCAAATCATCCAGGTGAGGTAGATCTATCCCAACTAAAAGAATCAGTTGATAAACTGAATAAAAAAGTCGAAGAAACAAATTATGATGTTCAGTTTGCTGTTTACAAAGATACGAACCGTATCATAGTTCAAGTCGTGGATAAAACCACGAAAGAAGTTGTTTCCACATTTCCTCCGAAGCAGATTCTGGAGATGGCGAGAATGGTGGAGCAAGAATTCAAGATATTGGATAAGAAAATTTAA
- the fliD gene encoding flagellar filament capping protein FliD has product MATSSLSLSTTTSSSLGTTHMNNTVGGLDVDALVSATIQSHSLPMINLQNQNTKLQAQLTDYNTIKVALRTLQYAATDLTYSNTFSAMKASSTDEKIVTASSQNGGTSGSYIINVGATATITSNTSGIIGNAGRKANVAGTQVYDSGTAVTTGALQINGVSIGVTAGDSLTTIVNHINSSSAGVTASVGTDGKVTITQNTAGPKITFSDNSGFLANAGIPQADVTNGNVDTSAGKKAYVTGTAQDLTTYNTPLNKTGTFSINGKSIVVTADDTVNTIVNKISASGAGVTASVGTDGAVTITQNTAGKTPTITINDSSNLLSPLGLTGATVVSGVNSDETRTLDDLFGTAAGATSGYFSINGTFFKVDSTTDTIDTIINKINTSTTAGVSAFYNSNTGTISLTSKTAGAKDITLGTATTDSSPFLSKIGLAQGNQQKGTEASVTVNGVAVTPVDNKVTFNGNTFSLVGKGTATVSVQTDADAIIAKVQTFITAYNAAMDAVYGKLNEGSGKFDTSSTDASVGDLFGDPTLASVNNMLRSITSAVVTNQSSSMQQLSQVGITTGKPGVFDAAAVQSGHLELDTTKFKSALQSNPQALASLFGNSMASVTGETVTATAGVYTLKNGSVTGTPIIKVGTQTYTQVSGTPKKHVSSVTDANTETTGYEYSLDYTTGKIKFGSDPSVDFPATAITADYSYDVSSGSNAGIFVQLQTMLNGNTQYGGTFDAITGSDGSITKTMKNNTDRISDLKTRLAAEQATLYTKYQNMQTLLSSLQSQGSYMTSMLASLNSSKS; this is encoded by the coding sequence ATGGCTACTTCATCCCTTTCCTTGTCTACGACTACGTCTTCGTCCCTTGGTACAACCCATATGAACAATACGGTTGGAGGACTTGATGTCGATGCCTTGGTTAGTGCGACGATTCAATCACACAGCTTACCTATGATTAATCTCCAAAATCAAAATACAAAGTTGCAAGCCCAATTAACCGATTATAATACAATTAAAGTAGCTTTGCGCACGTTGCAATATGCGGCTACTGATTTGACTTACTCCAACACTTTTTCTGCAATGAAGGCATCTTCGACAGATGAAAAGATAGTTACTGCAAGTTCGCAAAACGGCGGCACCAGTGGTAGTTATATTATTAATGTTGGAGCTACAGCTACGATTACCAGTAATACGAGTGGGATTATTGGAAACGCTGGACGTAAAGCGAATGTTGCTGGGACGCAAGTTTATGATTCCGGAACTGCTGTTACGACCGGTGCATTACAGATCAATGGTGTATCTATCGGTGTAACCGCCGGGGATTCTCTTACTACGATTGTGAATCATATTAATAGCTCTTCTGCAGGTGTCACGGCGTCAGTAGGGACGGACGGCAAAGTTACAATCACACAAAATACCGCGGGTCCTAAAATTACATTTTCCGATAACAGCGGATTTTTAGCGAATGCAGGTATACCGCAAGCAGATGTAACTAACGGAAACGTTGATACCAGTGCTGGTAAAAAGGCGTATGTAACAGGAACTGCTCAAGATCTAACTACTTACAATACCCCATTAAATAAAACTGGTACATTTTCCATCAATGGTAAAAGTATTGTTGTAACTGCGGATGACACGGTAAACACGATTGTGAATAAAATTTCGGCATCTGGTGCAGGTGTCACGGCGTCAGTAGGGACAGACGGCGCAGTTACTATCACGCAAAATACAGCGGGAAAAACGCCAACGATTACGATCAATGATTCCTCCAATCTTTTAAGTCCCCTTGGTTTAACAGGGGCAACTGTAGTTTCTGGGGTCAATTCGGATGAGACGCGTACCTTGGATGATCTCTTTGGTACGGCTGCGGGTGCCACGTCCGGATATTTTTCCATCAATGGGACATTTTTCAAAGTAGACTCAACTACAGATACCATTGATACAATTATTAACAAAATAAATACTTCAACAACAGCTGGTGTTTCGGCTTTTTATAATTCGAATACTGGCACGATATCTTTGACTTCCAAAACGGCTGGTGCTAAGGATATTACGTTGGGGACGGCTACCACAGACAGTTCACCTTTCTTGTCGAAAATAGGATTGGCACAAGGAAATCAACAAAAAGGTACTGAGGCTTCTGTGACGGTCAATGGCGTAGCCGTAACCCCAGTAGATAACAAAGTGACATTTAATGGAAATACTTTTTCCCTCGTGGGTAAGGGAACCGCGACCGTTTCGGTGCAGACTGATGCCGATGCTATTATAGCAAAGGTACAAACCTTTATTACTGCCTATAATGCTGCCATGGATGCCGTTTATGGCAAACTGAATGAAGGTTCAGGAAAATTTGACACTAGTTCGACAGATGCGTCAGTTGGGGATTTATTTGGTGATCCTACATTAGCAAGTGTTAACAATATGCTACGGAGCATCACGTCTGCTGTTGTAACCAATCAATCGTCTAGTATGCAACAACTTTCTCAAGTTGGTATTACCACTGGTAAACCAGGGGTATTTGACGCAGCTGCAGTTCAGAGTGGACATTTGGAATTGGATACAACCAAATTTAAAAGTGCATTACAATCCAATCCTCAAGCTCTTGCTTCCCTATTTGGTAATTCAATGGCTTCCGTCACGGGTGAAACCGTTACTGCAACTGCCGGAGTATATACTCTTAAAAATGGCTCCGTAACAGGGACGCCGATAATTAAGGTCGGTACTCAAACTTATACTCAGGTTTCTGGAACGCCTAAAAAACATGTAAGCTCAGTGACTGACGCAAATACAGAGACAACAGGTTATGAATATTCTTTGGATTATACAACGGGAAAGATTAAGTTCGGTAGTGATCCTTCTGTTGATTTTCCTGCTACGGCAATAACTGCTGACTATAGCTATGATGTTAGTTCAGGAAGTAATGCAGGGATTTTTGTACAATTGCAGACAATGTTAAACGGTAACACGCAATACGGTGGCACGTTTGATGCCATAACGGGGTCTGATGGATCAATTACGAAAACGATGAAGAATAATACTGATCGGATTTCAGATTTAAAGACTCGCTTGGCAGCAGAACAGGCTACTTTGTATACTAAATATCAAAATATGCAGACTCTTTTATCGTCGCTTCAATCTCAGGGATCTTACATGACATCAATGCTCGCTAGTTTGAATAGCAGTAAGTCGTAA